Part of the Paenibacillus guangzhouensis genome is shown below.
GTTTACTTTAAACAAAAAATGTGTGGAAACGATGAAGAAATCCCAATTTTTAATAATTTCTATTTGAATAACTCATTTTATAATAAAAAAGTGAACTACCCTAAACCCGATTGGCTATCAACCCCGTCATTCGTATGTATATATCATAAAAACCCTGTACATATGTACAGGGTTACATCCGCGGCTGCCGATCCATGTCGGTAGCCGCGTCTTAGTTTCTATTAAGCTATAGTATCCCGTTAGTTTAATCTCTCTTCTCTGTTCACTATATGTTTAATGCCTTCAGTAAAATCTAACTCTTTTAACTCTGGAACAACAAACTGAGGAATTATTCTGTAATTATCAAGTTGTTCTAAGAACAGAATTTTGTTGTTGTGGATAATGGCAGCATATGCACGCCGGATCCCAGGGGCAATCGTAAAGAGGAATTCCTGCATGTTTCTGCGCCGGAGTTGTCAATTTTTTAAAATCTCCTTGCCTTTAGGTAGATATACGGTAAATATAGTACCTTCATCAGGCTGACTCGCAACGCGGATGAAACCGCCATGGGCTCTTACAAAATGATGGACGATGGATAATCCAAGCCCCGTACCGCCTGTATGCCGCGAGCGTGCTTCTTCTACGCGGTAAAATCGATCGAATAGGTGGGGCAACTCCTCCGCCGGTATTCCGATGCCGGTATCGATCACCGAGACACACGCAAAGAAAGCATTCCGATCAACGACCCGGTCTTCGATTTTAACCGTAATCTTCCCTCCACGAGGCGTATAACGAATCGCATTGGTCAGCAAATTAATGAAAACCTGCGTGATCCGTCTCGCATCGACCATCATGGTAACCGGTCTCGAATTCGTACAGAGGCGAATATCCAATCCGTTTTCTTCCGCTTCGTATCTCACGTCATCCACAATTCGTTCCAGGTGTGCAGTCAGATCGAGCGGTTTGTGATCGAGCAACAACCGGCCCGCTTCGGCGAGCGATAAGACATGAAGGTCGTCCACAAGCTGGTTGAGCCGGATGACCTCGTCATGAAGCCGAAGCAGCATTTCCGGCGAGATATGATGACCGGCCTGCTGATAATTTTCCAGTTTAAGCTGCATAACGGACAGCGGCGTGCGAAGTTCGTGAGCGACATCAGCCACCAACCGTCTTCGGGCTTCTTCAGCTTCACGCAGGCGCAACGTCATATCATTGAATGTTTGGGCGACTTTTCCGTACTCATCTTTCGTATCTACAGGTACTTTGACTTTCAGGTCACCCTGCGCCACGCGCTCTATGGCGGCTATAAGCTTCTTGAGCGGGTGGGTCAGAATCCCCGATAACCAAAAACTGAAGATCAACCCGATCGCGCCAAAAAAGAGCAAACGCATGCCATGCGTGGCTTGAAGTAGTGCGTCCAGCCGCGTGTTGCCAAGGAAATAAGATTTAAAGATTTCGAATTGCTCTTCCGGCGCGGAGCTCAAATAGTCGGTATAGATTTGTTCCCTTTGAAATTGATCGATCAAGTCGGCTGTGTAGACTTGCGTTGTCAGAGAGAAAGTGAAGCTTATAATGAGCACGAGCAGTACCATATAGGCAAATATTTTCATGCGGACCGTCATCTTCATGAACAACCACCGAATCGGTAACCGAAACCGTATACCGTTTGAATATAACGGGGATTGGCCAGATCATCTTCCAGCTTGCGGCGAAGATTCCGGATATGGGAATCCATCGTTCTTTCGTATCCCATGTACTCATCCTCCAAAGCAGCCTTTAACAATTGCAAACGGCTAAAGACAATGCCGGGATGTCCGGCCAGCATCAACAAAATTTTGAATTCGGTAGGTGTTAATTGGATTTCCTGACCGTCTTTGAATACCTGACATTTAGCCTCGGAAATGATCAAGTTGTCTCTTTCCAAGAACATCGACCTATCTTCAGGTCCGCGTAAGCGGCGAAGTAAAGCTCGGATGCGCGAAGCCAGCTCGCGCAAGCTGAACGGCTTCGTCAAATAATCATCCGCGCCGATTTCCAGACCGACAATTTTATCCGATTCATCCGATCGTGCCGTGACCATAATAATGCCACAATGCGAGGTTTGCCTTATTTCGCGGCATACGTCGATTCCGCTTTTCTCCGGGAGCATCCAATCAAGCACGACGAGATCAGGCCGTTCAGACCGGGCAATCATGAGCGCTTCCTTGCCGGTACAGGCGGTCAATACCCGGAACCCTTCACGTTGCAGATAGGTCTGCATCTCCTCCAGCATGCCCCGTTCGTCCTCCACAAGCAACAATTTCGCTTCCATTCCCATCACATCTTTCCCTTTAGTCTGCTTCCATTGACGAGAGTTATATCGCTTATCGAAATTATACCGTGATTTGGTAGGTCCTTAAAGAAATTCACGCAAAAAGAGCAAGATCTGCATAAGTTCTCGACATTTGTTGTGTAAACTGAATGTGAAAGGAGAGAAATCATCGTGAAAATAAAACTCATTTCATTCATTATCCTTTGTACATTTCTACTTGTGCCAACAATCGCCTTTGCTGAAGGGACTGGTGTTAGTTATGGTAGTATCACCCCTGGGCGGCTCTTGACTTTCGCGGCTGTGCTGATTGGGCTAAGCAGCGCACTTGTTGCTGGGATTGCTCTTGCCCGTCCAACCAATCGTTTTGCCACTGGTCAATGGCCTGTTCTGTCCATCGTGTTGGGTCTATTTTGTGTGCTTCTCTCCATGTTTCATCTAGCCGTTACGCCTGCTGGTTTTGGTGCTGGCAACGGGCGTGCTGGAGCGATCATAGCGATCGTGATTGGGCTGATCGGATTGGTGCTCGCTGGAATGGCTTGGTTCCGCTCTCTTCGTGACAAATAATTCGAATATTTTTTCTGATTCTTTTAAGAACGTGAAGTTAGTTTGTAAACTAATCATGAAAGGGAGGCTAGGCATGAAAATTAAACTCGTTTCATTTGTAATCCTTTGTACATTTTTACTTGTGCCGACGATTGCCTCAGCTGACTCAGCTGAACAAGTCTACGATTTTACTCCCGCACGAATCAAGATCCTCATGACCGCAGTGATGGGGTTGGGTAGTGTGGGCATCGCTTGGTTGTCTTTGGCCCGAGCCTCTGATCGTTCTGGCAAAGGTAATTGGCGAATTGCGACCCTCGTGGCCATCGCGTTGGCTTTGATTGCCTTTTTTATCGCTGGGCCGCATTTTGTTTACACTACCGGCGATATTGGTTCCGGTAACGGGCGAGGTGGTGCCGCCTTTGCCGTCATACTGTCGATCATCACGATCGTCCTCTCTGGAATGGCTTGGTTGGCCTCCCGATATCGCGCTAGCTGAACCGAAATACAAGCCATTAACCAAATAAGGGCTTGAAGTTTTACAGCATACAGGCCTTTTTTTACGCATGAAGGAATGAATAGTACGAGTTTGAAGCTCTCTATTATGAAGTGCCTCTTATTGTCATCCCACAAACCTCAGATCAACCTTTGGTCGCAAACCGATTGGAGGAACTTCATGCTGGCTATCGAATTGATCCGAACGAAGTGAGTGTAGAAAAGCTACAAGAAACAGTGCAAACAGTATGCAAGAGTAAAATAAACGTATCCATCAAGCCCCATCCAAGAGCATGGTTTTTGTTTTCTCTGAAAGAAATCCATGCAAAATAGAGGAAGATCTGCATAAGTTCTCGACATTTGTTGTGTAAAGTGAAAGCTAATATAGATTCAGTTTTGTAAAAACAATAAAGAGGAGGAATGAGCATATGAAAATGAAACTAGTTTCATTCGGAATACTCTGTGCACTTCTACTTGTACCAACGATTGCCTTTGCTGAAAATAAAGTCGGATATGTAATCACGACCGGGCGAATCTGGTCCACGGTAGTCGCGTTTGTGGGGCTGATGAACGCAATCTTTGCTGGGCTGTCTCTATCCCGCTTCATCCGTCGTATTGGCAATGGTGGGCGAAACGGGGCCATCTTATCCGTAGTGATGGCGCTGATCGTCATTGTCTATGCTTTAATTCATATGACCATGTTCCCTGGTGATTTCGGCACTGGCGACGGAAGAGCCGCGGCTGTCATCGCCATCGTGACGGGGATCATTAGCATAATTTTTGCTGGTACCACTCTGATCCGCTCCCGCCGTGCTGGCTGACCTAAAAGGGTTTGAATATCTTGATCTGAATTTTTCCTTAGGTAAAAGGTTATCTGGTTAATCCAAACCCAGATAACCTTTCTTTCTTAGAAGGCCCTCACAACGTATTGAATGAATAACAGATTTCAATCGATTTTTCACTACTCTCCCATCACTTTAAAGAAGTCCACGTAAACGGAGGAAAATCTGCATAAGTTCTCGACAATTGTTGTGTAAACTGAAAGCTGATATAGATTCAGTTTGTAAAAACAATAAGGAGGAGGAATGAGCATATGAAAATGAAACTAGTTTCATTCGGAATACTTTGTACAATTCTACTGATACCAACGATGGCTTCTGCTGAAATGGTTGGGGTGGTGATGAAATGACCATCGAACTACTCAAGGCCATCGTGGTCGTGGTAATAGGGCTGATCAGCGTAGTCATCAGTGGGGTGGCTCTGGCCCGTTCCATCGGTCTTTTCGGCAACGGCAACATACGAAACTGGGCCATCGTAGCCATCGTGATAGCTCTGTTCAGCATCTATGTCGGCGGGCGGCATCTTTTCGACGCCACTGGTTTTTTCGGCACTGGCTACGGGCAAGCTGGGTCCATCGTAGCCATCGTGTTGGGGCTAATTGGCGTGGTTCTCGCTTGTCTGATTCTAGTCCGCTCCCGTCGTAAAAAGCTGACCTAACACTATTGGATTCGGATTATTTGTTTCCTTCCCGGAATGGGGATAAGCCGCTTTGTTGTGTATAAGCTTGGAATATTATTAATGCGGCAGCACGTGATGGGCATTCAGGTTTGATAAGGAAATGTAGGCAAGCATCAATTATTGCCCACCCAGGTCCAACTTGATAATGCAGATCTATTATCAAAAATTTTTTGGTTAGTAACCAATATGGGGTGATGTGATGAGACTTATTGAAATAATACTACTGTTTGCCAATTTACTGGCTTTTTTTGCCTTGGTAATCCCATTGCAACGGCCAATACGGTGGGTACGATATCTGGCTCTCGTACCGTTGCCAATAACCGGTATTCAGGTACTGGTGGAGGGTTCGCGCTGGGGGATGATCCCAGCTTATATCATGAGTGGGATACTCTTCGTGGCCTGTCTAGCTAAAAATATTGTGCGAAAGCCTAAGCTTGGCGGAACAAGTATGATTAGGCGACTTGTTTCCGGTTCTGCTACTGGTCTAGGAGCACTGGGACTGATCGTTTCTTCCGCTCTACCGATTCTTA
Proteins encoded:
- a CDS encoding sensor histidine kinase yields the protein MKMTVRMKIFAYMVLLVLIISFTFSLTTQVYTADLIDQFQREQIYTDYLSSAPEEQFEIFKSYFLGNTRLDALLQATHGMRLLFFGAIGLIFSFWLSGILTHPLKKLIAAIERVAQGDLKVKVPVDTKDEYGKVAQTFNDMTLRLREAEEARRRLVADVAHELRTPLSVMQLKLENYQQAGHHISPEMLLRLHDEVIRLNQLVDDLHVLSLAEAGRLLLDHKPLDLTAHLERIVDDVRYEAEENGLDIRLCTNSRPVTMMVDARRITQVFINLLTNAIRYTPRGGKITVKIEDRVVDRNAFFACVSVIDTGIGIPAEELPHLFDRFYRVEEARSRHTGGTGLGLSIVHHFVRAHGGFIRVASQPDEGTIFTVYLPKGKEILKN
- a CDS encoding response regulator transcription factor, producing MEAKLLLVEDERGMLEEMQTYLQREGFRVLTACTGKEALMIARSERPDLVVLDWMLPEKSGIDVCREIRQTSHCGIIMVTARSDESDKIVGLEIGADDYLTKPFSLRELASRIRALLRRLRGPEDRSMFLERDNLIISEAKCQVFKDGQEIQLTPTEFKILLMLAGHPGIVFSRLQLLKAALEDEYMGYERTMDSHIRNLRRKLEDDLANPRYIQTVYGFGYRFGGCS
- a CDS encoding DUF6223 family protein, whose protein sequence is MKIKLISFIILCTFLLVPTIAFAEGTGVSYGSITPGRLLTFAAVLIGLSSALVAGIALARPTNRFATGQWPVLSIVLGLFCVLLSMFHLAVTPAGFGAGNGRAGAIIAIVIGLIGLVLAGMAWFRSLRDK
- a CDS encoding DUF6223 family protein; the encoded protein is MKIKLVSFVILCTFLLVPTIASADSAEQVYDFTPARIKILMTAVMGLGSVGIAWLSLARASDRSGKGNWRIATLVAIALALIAFFIAGPHFVYTTGDIGSGNGRGGAAFAVILSIITIVLSGMAWLASRYRAS
- a CDS encoding DUF6223 family protein → MKMKLVSFGILCALLLVPTIAFAENKVGYVITTGRIWSTVVAFVGLMNAIFAGLSLSRFIRRIGNGGRNGAILSVVMALIVIVYALIHMTMFPGDFGTGDGRAAAVIAIVTGIISIIFAGTTLIRSRRAG
- a CDS encoding DUF6223 family protein is translated as MTIELLKAIVVVVIGLISVVISGVALARSIGLFGNGNIRNWAIVAIVIALFSIYVGGRHLFDATGFFGTGYGQAGSIVAIVLGLIGVVLACLILVRSRRKKLT